The nucleotide window GCAACCGTTGCGTCGGTTGATCACGCCTATAGGGTTTGGGGATAAGTTCCTCAAATCCAAATGTTACTGGGTTTTCGCTCAAGCCTTTTAAAAAAGGCTTGTGATCACACCTATAGGGTTTGGGGATAAGTTTTTTCAAATCCAAACGTTTCGCGGGTTTTCGATAAAACCTTTTCTCAAAAGGTTTTCGGTCAAGCAATTTTTTCAAAAGGCTTGCGGGAAAGCAGTTTTTTCAAAAGCTATTATTAGAAAACTTGTCAGACAATCTTTTTATTATCTGACAGCTTTTTGATATCCAGATACCATGACTTTTAGAGCTTTTATTGACCAGTTAAAAGAAAATGGAAAACTGGTAGAGATTTTCCAATCTGTGTCTCCAAGGTTTGAGGCTTCAAGAATTGCAAGAGCCGCAAAAGCCCCGGTTTTATTCCATAATATTTCGGGTTCAAAAGTCATAATGAACCTGCTTGGATCAAGAGACGAACTGGCCTCCATGCTTGGAGTTCCTAAAGAAGAAATTATAAGGAGGCTTTCTGAAGTTTCTCCTGAGGGCGAAGTACGGCTGGTGTCAGAATCTCCAACCCTTGAGGTCATAGAAGATCAGGTTGATCTGACGAAACTTCCTATACTCACGCATTTTGAAAAAGACGGAGCTCCTTATATAACGGCAGGAATTGTTGTTTCCGAGTACGGAGACACAATTAATGCTTCAATTCATCGGCTTATGCTAGCAGGAAAAGATAAACTTGCAGTTCGCCTGGTTCCTCCAAGGCATACTTATCTGCTTCACAAAAAAGCCGCTGAAAAAAGCGAACCTTTGCCTGTTGCAATCGTGCTTGGCTGCGACCCTACAATCATTTATGCGACTTCCACACGGGTTCCTGTAGGAAAAGAATTCGAATACGCAGCTGCTCTGCGAGGAGCTCCTGTTGAGCTGTTTGAGTGCGCAAACGGGGTAAAAGTTCCTCATGCCGAAATTGTGCTTGAAGGCTATATTGATCCTGTAGAAAAGATTGATGAAGGACCTTTTGTAGACATCACAGGAACATACGATGTTATAAGAAAGGAACCTGTTATTCATATTACTCGAGTTATCCATAGAAAAGACCCGATCTATCACGGAATTCTGCCAGCCGGTCCTGAGCACCTCCTGATGATGGGGGTACCTTACGAGCCAAGAATTTACAGGGCTGTCGGTGAGGTCACGACGGTCAAAAACGTAGTATTGACAGAAGGAGGATGCTGTTATCTCCATGCAGTCGTTCAGATCGAAAAACAGACTGAAGGAGATGGAAAAAACGCTATTATGGCGGCCTTTGCAGCACATACTAGCCTTAAGCATGTAGTGATTGTGGACGAGGATATAAACATTTTTGACCCTAACGATGTCGAGTTTGCGATTGCCACGAGGGTGAAAGGAGATGTGGATATTCTTATTATCCCCAATGTCCGGGGTAGTTCCCTTGACCCGCGAGGAGCTCCTGATGGAACGACAACAAAAGTGGGAATTGATGCTACAAAAGTGCTTATAGAAAAAGAAAATTTTGAAAGGGCAGTAATT belongs to Methanosarcina barkeri 3 and includes:
- a CDS encoding UbiD family decarboxylase, yielding MTFRAFIDQLKENGKLVEIFQSVSPRFEASRIARAAKAPVLFHNISGSKVIMNLLGSRDELASMLGVPKEEIIRRLSEVSPEGEVRLVSESPTLEVIEDQVDLTKLPILTHFEKDGAPYITAGIVVSEYGDTINASIHRLMLAGKDKLAVRLVPPRHTYLLHKKAAEKSEPLPVAIVLGCDPTIIYATSTRVPVGKEFEYAAALRGAPVELFECANGVKVPHAEIVLEGYIDPVEKIDEGPFVDITGTYDVIRKEPVIHITRVIHRKDPIYHGILPAGPEHLLMMGVPYEPRIYRAVGEVTTVKNVVLTEGGCCYLHAVVQIEKQTEGDGKNAIMAAFAAHTSLKHVVIVDEDINIFDPNDVEFAIATRVKGDVDILIIPNVRGSSLDPRGAPDGTTTKVGIDATKVLIEKENFERAVIPEE